The sequence GCCATGACGACAAGGACGACCTGCACTTGCATCCCGCCGCAGCATTCACGTTGCGTtcctgtttctgtttctggtAATTACTCAAGCAGACGTCGAGGATTCGAGGAGGACCACCCTGTTTGGGCGCCACTCCACTTGTCGGCTGGCAAACATAATGAACATATGTGACTACTCGGCGCACGGCACACTGGCGTAAAAAGGCGCTTTCTCCACAGACACACTCACTTACACACTTGCACACACACTGGGACAAGTGGGCGTGTGCACTGGCTGCACAAAAGGGGCGTGGCCCGGGGCATTACGCGCACATAATTCTAATTAGTGGCATATGCCACCAGATAGCAAATGCCATTGCCCACAGTAACCAGTACCCATGTCTCAAATTATGTTATTACGCCTTTTCAGCGACCAGATTATTTTACCATGGCAGCGGCGTAAAAATAAAGGACACAAGGACTCGACGCAAAAATGTATAGTTTACTTTGCAAATATATGCGGCTGAATGTGGTTTAAGATTCGGTTATTATTAATACTCGAATAAATTACTAACCTAATTTAATAGAATCCCAATTTAAAGATCGTTTTCTGTCCTCAAAATTAATggtttttcagtttttataATCTAGTTGTATTCTTTTAGGATTGTAGGTTTGGTTATAAGGTGTATGCCCACTTTACACAGGAGatgtatttataattaattattacCGATTAATAGCTTAAAATTTTGTAAGTCACAAGTAGGCCATGATTTTACCAGCACATGCCTTGTAAAAAGGTTTCTGACTTCAAGTCACTCTCAAACTAATTTTGGTATCATAAAGATCAAAACCAAATTGTGATTTTTTCCGGAACACAAGCTGAACATAACTAATTTACAATGTCCAGTCTTGAGGATTTCTTTGCCAAGAAGGACAAcaaaaagtgtaaaaaaaaaagtcaaaTTACTTGGCCACCGACGAGTTGTACAAAACGCTGGAGGAATCAGCAAAGCTGGCCATAGAAGGTGATCCCGATGATCTTGGGGATGGACCTTCGGGTTCTGGATCGGGAACCAGCGGATCTGGATCTGTTAAGCCCTTGGAATTCGGCATTCGATTCTCGGACGAAAGCGTTAACGACGAGGATGAATGGTGTGATTTCACGGAGGAGAATCGCATGCAGTATACGAGCTCACGCCGTAATATCCAGATGAGTCTTAGCTCAATGGTTTTGTCTCAATTTTCCGGGGGCGGCGAGCTCAAAGGTCAGGATTCCGAGCAGCGGGACACTGGCGGCGATGGCGTGGACGTGGGTCAGGCAGATGGTTTGTCCAATACCCTTTGTCCCTGGCAAAAGTTGGAGATGCAACCCCAGAAGGAACCGAAGAAAGATAAGAAGACTGAAGAGCAGCCGGAGAAGGAAGAACCACCGCCGGAGGCTAAGAACCAAATCTACATTCCCCCTGCTCTGCGCCAGAGCCAAGGCGACTTCAATCAACGCCTCCAGGGCGAGCACCGTATGCGTAAACCCCACTGCAAGAAGTCTGGAAGACCCCAAGCCCCGGATCTCAACAGCCCCGAGTATTTTCCCAGTCTTAGTGGCCCCAAACCATTCAAACACACCAAGTAATTGAGATTCAATGTTTCCAGTTACCGTTGCTGTTCAAATTTAACTGAGATCATTTCTTTCTGGGCGGTCTGATGCTAAACCTCACTCCTAATAAAAACGAAAGCATACCCCCCAATTTTTGGTGGTGCTTTACTCGTAAACAAATTTGCACTCAACAGGCCCATTAGCATTACACGACTTTTT is a genomic window of Drosophila suzukii chromosome 2L, CBGP_Dsuzu_IsoJpt1.0, whole genome shotgun sequence containing:
- the LOC108011620 gene encoding LOW QUALITY PROTEIN: protein CDV3 homolog (The sequence of the model RefSeq protein was modified relative to this genomic sequence to represent the inferred CDS: inserted 1 base in 1 codon) translates to MSSLEDFFAKKDNKKCKKKSXNYLATDELYKTLEESAKLAIEGDPDDLGDGPSGSGSGTSGSGSVKPLEFGIRFSDESVNDEDEWCDFTEENRMQYTSSRRNIQMSLSSMVLSQFSGGGELKGQDSEQRDTGGDGVDVGQADGLSNTLCPWQKLEMQPQKEPKKDKKTEEQPEKEEPPPEAKNQIYIPPALRQSQGDFNQRLQGEHRMRKPHCKKSGRPQAPDLNSPEYFPSLSGPKPFKHTK